A genomic segment from Peribacillus sp. ACCC06369 encodes:
- a CDS encoding aliphatic sulfonate ABC transporter substrate-binding protein — protein MLKKSFFSLIMSVLLIGIVSGCTQSTSNEEGEGSGKKTVKIGYFPNLTHSATIIALEKGFFEEEFGKDVKIETKTVANGGLFMEAMATNAIDVGTVGPGPLLNFYVKNPEYHLISGAVNGGAVLVASEGSKVTDLKDLDGKKVAIPVIGSTQDVMLRKALQDVDLKPTTNGGTVELYASAPADTTALFVQKSVDAAATQEPWGYVLENQAKGKLVLDWDQFAWGKDSPNTVVAASQKFLDKKGRAASYLKAHEKAVDFIQNNPEESQELVIKHLKELTGKELSKEEVASAFSRLEVTTEVNEQVIQEMADISKEAGYIPSSDIKGMIDLSTLEDVSK, from the coding sequence ATGCTGAAAAAATCATTTTTTTCCCTTATTATGTCCGTATTGTTGATCGGAATAGTAAGCGGATGCACGCAATCCACCAGTAATGAAGAAGGAGAAGGCTCGGGGAAAAAAACTGTGAAAATTGGATATTTTCCTAACTTAACTCACAGTGCAACGATCATTGCACTTGAAAAAGGCTTTTTTGAAGAAGAGTTCGGTAAAGATGTCAAGATTGAAACCAAGACAGTGGCCAATGGCGGTTTATTCATGGAAGCAATGGCTACAAACGCCATTGATGTCGGAACGGTTGGTCCTGGTCCATTGCTTAACTTTTACGTAAAAAACCCTGAATACCACCTGATCTCTGGAGCTGTTAATGGCGGTGCCGTTCTTGTAGCTAGCGAGGGCAGCAAGGTTACTGATTTAAAGGATTTGGACGGTAAAAAGGTAGCGATTCCCGTCATTGGGAGCACACAGGATGTCATGCTTAGGAAAGCCCTTCAAGATGTTGACTTAAAACCGACTACAAATGGGGGGACAGTTGAGCTGTATGCATCAGCACCTGCTGACACAACTGCTCTTTTTGTCCAAAAATCAGTCGATGCAGCAGCTACCCAGGAACCATGGGGGTATGTATTGGAAAACCAGGCAAAAGGAAAGTTAGTGCTTGATTGGGATCAATTTGCATGGGGGAAAGATTCACCAAATACGGTTGTGGCTGCGAGCCAGAAGTTCTTGGATAAAAAGGGGCGCGCCGCTTCCTATTTGAAAGCTCACGAAAAAGCAGTGGATTTTATTCAAAACAATCCTGAAGAAAGCCAAGAACTTGTCATTAAGCATTTGAAGGAACTGACAGGAAAAGAATTAAGTAAAGAAGAAGTGGCTTCAGCATTTTCACGCCTGGAAGTGACCACTGAAGTTAATGAGCAAGTCATTCAGGAAATGGCTGACATAAGCAAAGAAGCTGGTTATATCCCAAGCAGTGATATAAAAGGTATGATCGATCTATCAACTCTTGAAGATGTATCCAAGTAA
- a CDS encoding bifunctional oligoribonuclease/PAP phosphatase NrnA, with protein MENIKKEIVEAIKKYPTIIIHRHVNPDPDALGSQIGLKKLLKQSYPSKEVFVVGEEVEKLLFIGEMDAISDNKYNGALVIVCDTANISRISDSRYDHGELLIKIDHHPEYEQFGDLSWVDPSYSSASEMLVDLFLLFPESFIMNKEAAKSFYAGILGDTGNFMNGNTTPRTLKLVSHLRTFNIQPERIHNCLNIKPKNASRLQKDILMSFKVTDKGVAYFIITEDLLNMYGVDRIEASNLVNTLSGVRGNKIWAFFIEYPSEIRVRIRSRNIPIASVARQFNGGGHSLASGATIHSWEEVDHVIQALDQVCL; from the coding sequence ATGGAAAATATAAAGAAAGAGATAGTCGAAGCCATCAAGAAATACCCCACAATTATCATTCATCGTCATGTTAATCCGGACCCGGATGCATTGGGCTCACAAATTGGCTTAAAGAAACTATTGAAGCAGTCCTACCCTTCTAAAGAAGTCTTTGTGGTAGGCGAGGAAGTGGAAAAGCTCCTATTCATTGGTGAGATGGATGCCATTTCCGATAACAAATACAATGGGGCCTTGGTGATTGTTTGTGATACTGCCAACATTTCACGGATCAGTGATTCCCGCTATGATCATGGGGAGTTGCTGATCAAAATTGACCACCACCCCGAATATGAACAATTCGGTGACCTTTCTTGGGTCGATCCGTCCTATAGCTCTGCAAGTGAAATGCTTGTTGATTTATTTTTACTATTTCCAGAAAGCTTTATCATGAATAAAGAGGCAGCTAAATCATTTTATGCAGGAATACTTGGTGATACAGGGAATTTCATGAATGGGAATACCACTCCTAGGACATTAAAATTGGTTTCGCACTTAAGAACTTTTAATATTCAGCCAGAAAGAATCCATAACTGCCTTAATATAAAGCCGAAAAACGCTTCCAGACTTCAAAAGGACATTCTCATGAGCTTCAAGGTAACCGATAAAGGGGTGGCTTACTTCATTATTACGGAGGATTTGTTAAATATGTATGGTGTAGACCGAATCGAAGCTTCGAATTTAGTTAATACGCTATCAGGTGTCAGAGGAAACAAAATCTGGGCTTTTTTCATAGAATATCCTTCTGAAATCCGTGTCAGGATTCGTTCACGAAATATTCCCATCGCTTCAGTCGCACGTCAATTCAATGGAGGGGGACATTCACTGGCTTCAGGAGCTACCATCCATTCCTGGGAAGAGGTTGATCATGTTATTCAAGCGTTGGATCAAGTCTGTCTTTAA
- a CDS encoding CaiB/BaiF CoA-transferase family protein — translation MNGALEGVRIIDVSRVLAGPFCSMILGDLGADVIKIEHHESGDETRGWGPPFAQGESAYYLCANRNKQSMTLNLKSEQGKEIFRKLVSSGDIVIQNFKTGTLEKLGLGYEDLKECNPKLIMASITGFGLTGPYKDLPGYDYIIQAMSGLMSITGEKDGSPVKVGVAIADILTGLYTCIGILSALHHRDKAGEGQEIDISLMDCQVSSLVNVASNYLFNGLTPERMGNQHPNIVPYQTFRTRDGELVVAVGNDEQFRRFSTVIGRTDLAELEQFKHNEKRLLNKEKLIPIIEDSLKEKTKKEWKMLFDDAGIPNGPINDIAEMFEDPQIIERGMLVKMEHPSIENLRVTGSPLNLSKTPVTMRKHPPLYGEHTDAILAEIGYSPDQIIKFKQNKII, via the coding sequence ATGAATGGAGCTTTGGAAGGAGTCAGGATTATCGATGTGTCCCGTGTTTTGGCGGGTCCGTTTTGTTCAATGATTCTCGGTGATTTGGGTGCGGATGTAATTAAAATCGAGCATCATGAATCAGGTGATGAAACGAGAGGGTGGGGTCCGCCATTCGCGCAAGGAGAAAGCGCTTACTATTTATGTGCAAACCGAAATAAGCAAAGCATGACCTTGAATTTAAAGTCGGAACAAGGGAAAGAGATATTCCGGAAGTTGGTGTCTTCAGGGGATATAGTGATTCAAAACTTCAAGACGGGTACATTGGAAAAACTGGGGTTAGGTTATGAGGATTTAAAGGAATGCAACCCCAAACTGATCATGGCCTCGATTACGGGATTTGGTTTAACCGGACCATATAAAGATTTACCTGGCTATGATTATATCATTCAAGCGATGAGTGGTTTGATGAGCATCACTGGAGAAAAAGATGGGAGCCCCGTGAAGGTCGGAGTGGCCATAGCTGACATATTGACTGGCTTGTATACATGCATTGGCATTTTATCCGCTTTACATCATAGGGATAAAGCGGGGGAAGGACAGGAAATTGATATTTCGTTAATGGATTGTCAGGTTTCTTCATTGGTGAATGTCGCCAGCAACTATTTATTCAATGGTTTGACCCCTGAACGCATGGGAAACCAACATCCCAATATTGTTCCATACCAAACGTTCCGAACACGCGATGGGGAGCTTGTAGTGGCTGTAGGCAATGATGAGCAGTTCAGGAGATTCTCAACCGTTATTGGCAGAACTGATTTAGCGGAGCTAGAACAGTTTAAGCATAATGAAAAACGATTGCTGAACAAGGAAAAATTAATACCAATAATAGAGGATTCATTGAAAGAAAAAACAAAAAAAGAGTGGAAAATGCTGTTTGATGATGCAGGGATACCAAATGGTCCGATTAATGATATCGCAGAGATGTTCGAGGATCCACAGATCATCGAAAGAGGCATGTTGGTGAAAATGGAACACCCCTCAATCGAAAATCTTAGAGTGACGGGATCGCCCTTGAACCTTTCAAAAACACCGGTCACGATGAGAAAGCATCCGCCGCTGTATGGGGAACATACCGATGCCATTTTGGCTGAAATTGGATATAGTCCGGACCAAATAATCAAATTCAAGCAAAATAAAATTATTTAG
- a CDS encoding acyl-CoA dehydrogenase family protein — protein sequence MNFELTEEQQSVKKVVRKYVDKEIIPYIQEWDRQGEFQPHILKRLAELQLMGVCIPEEYGGVGMDYNTLAIVCEELERGDTAYRTAVSVHTGLNSMTLLQWGTEEQKQKYLVPQAKGTKIGAFGLTEPNAGSDVAAMKSTAKRVGDHYILNGSKTWISLCDYADHFLIFAKTDHDAGSRGITAFIVERTFEGVESKAIKGKLGIRAGNTGEVFLTDVKVPVENRLGEEGEGFKISMSALDSGRFTVAAGAVGLIEASLEASLKYCHERSTFGKEIGRHQLVQQMIAKMTANLEISRLLVFKAGTLKNQGKRNTKETSLAKWISCNAANEAANDAVQIHGAYGYSDEYPVERFLRNSKAPVIYEGTREIHTVMQGEYALGYRQDKELRKQLPAWPFEQVSVH from the coding sequence ATGAATTTCGAATTAACAGAAGAGCAGCAAAGCGTGAAGAAAGTGGTAAGGAAATATGTGGATAAGGAAATTATCCCATATATTCAAGAGTGGGATAGGCAAGGGGAATTTCAACCACATATTTTAAAAAGGTTAGCGGAATTGCAGTTAATGGGCGTTTGTATCCCCGAAGAGTATGGTGGAGTCGGAATGGATTATAATACCCTGGCCATCGTTTGTGAAGAGCTGGAGCGAGGCGATACGGCTTATCGAACAGCAGTTTCTGTACATACGGGGTTGAATAGCATGACCCTGCTGCAATGGGGGACGGAAGAACAAAAACAGAAATATTTAGTTCCGCAAGCAAAAGGGACAAAGATTGGCGCTTTTGGGCTGACTGAACCGAATGCAGGGTCTGACGTAGCGGCGATGAAATCAACGGCAAAACGTGTTGGGGACCATTATATCTTGAATGGATCAAAAACCTGGATTTCGCTCTGTGATTATGCAGATCATTTCCTCATTTTCGCCAAGACTGATCATGATGCTGGCTCAAGGGGAATTACCGCTTTTATTGTGGAACGGACTTTTGAGGGAGTGGAGTCGAAGGCCATTAAAGGAAAATTGGGAATTCGTGCGGGGAATACAGGCGAAGTCTTTTTAACGGATGTTAAAGTCCCGGTGGAGAATAGGCTTGGTGAAGAAGGTGAGGGCTTTAAAATTTCCATGTCGGCATTGGACAGCGGCCGGTTTACAGTGGCAGCAGGTGCTGTAGGATTAATTGAAGCAAGCCTTGAAGCAAGCTTGAAGTATTGCCATGAACGAAGTACATTCGGAAAAGAGATTGGCAGGCATCAGCTCGTTCAACAGATGATTGCCAAGATGACCGCAAATTTAGAGATTTCCAGATTGCTGGTATTTAAAGCGGGTACCTTAAAAAACCAAGGAAAAAGGAATACGAAGGAAACATCACTTGCCAAGTGGATTTCATGTAATGCTGCTAACGAAGCGGCCAATGATGCTGTTCAAATTCATGGTGCCTATGGCTACTCGGATGAATATCCAGTCGAACGTTTTCTGCGGAATTCAAAAGCTCCGGTCATTTACGAAGGCACCCGTGAGATTCATACAGTAATGCAAGGTGAATACGCACTTGGCTACAGACAAGATAAAGAGCTTCGTAAGCAATTGCCTGCATGGCCCTTCGAGCAGGTTTCCGTACATTAA
- a CDS encoding DUF3870 domain-containing protein, which translates to MNTYFIAGHAKLPQGMAARNIYDSITITVELDFKYGVIVEASCTLATEHGREFIRKLLRGYCLKDGIEELIDRVQMHYRGKAGQAIQAGLKDVYAQFELVSVK; encoded by the coding sequence ATGAACACATACTTTATTGCAGGGCATGCAAAGCTTCCACAAGGGATGGCAGCGAGAAATATATATGATTCCATCACCATCACGGTAGAACTTGACTTTAAATATGGTGTAATAGTCGAGGCTTCCTGTACACTTGCTACAGAACATGGCAGGGAATTCATTCGTAAACTGCTGCGCGGTTATTGCCTGAAAGATGGAATCGAAGAATTGATTGATCGTGTGCAAATGCATTATCGTGGAAAGGCTGGTCAGGCCATTCAAGCAGGGCTGAAGGATGTGTATGCACAGTTCGAATTGGTCTCCGTCAAATAA
- a CDS encoding CotH kinase family protein yields MNSDKKLPVYQLFIPPVNLMELRRDIWCNDPLPAKLTLNRKKLDIDIVYRGSHIRGFRKKSYNVVFYKPNTYKNAKEVHLNAEYKDKSLLRNKLSLDFFADIGTLSPKSQFVFLNLNGKEEGIYLELESVDEYFLKNRDLPKGSIFYAVDGDANFSLMSDLDKGIKKSLEMGYQKKCGTGKDELHLQELIIQINTISRVDFEKEIVKYVDVEKYLRWLAGVIFTQNYDGFVHNYALYRNGDTGLFEIIPWDYDATWGRDVNGKVMEEDYVGIEGFNTLTARILDVRAFRVRYQSLLKKILSNRFNVGYMKPIIQEMHDQLRPYVPKDPYIKGEKEKFDNEPEFILKFIEARAKYINSRLVKLD; encoded by the coding sequence ATGAATTCTGACAAGAAGCTGCCTGTGTACCAGCTTTTTATTCCACCAGTTAATTTAATGGAACTTCGCAGAGATATATGGTGCAATGATCCTTTACCAGCAAAGTTAACACTTAACAGAAAAAAACTGGATATTGATATTGTTTACCGTGGCTCACATATCCGCGGTTTTCGCAAAAAATCCTATAATGTAGTCTTTTATAAACCTAATACTTATAAGAATGCCAAGGAAGTTCATTTAAATGCTGAATATAAGGATAAATCTTTACTAAGAAATAAATTATCTTTAGACTTTTTTGCGGATATTGGGACCTTATCGCCGAAATCCCAGTTCGTTTTCCTGAATCTGAACGGGAAGGAAGAAGGAATATACCTAGAATTGGAATCAGTGGATGAATATTTTTTGAAGAATAGGGATCTCCCTAAGGGATCGATTTTCTATGCCGTGGATGGTGATGCCAATTTCTCATTGATGAGCGATTTGGATAAAGGAATCAAAAAATCATTGGAGATGGGATATCAAAAAAAATGCGGGACAGGAAAGGATGAATTACATTTACAAGAGTTGATCATTCAAATCAACACAATTTCAAGGGTGGATTTTGAAAAGGAAATCGTAAAATATGTCGATGTGGAAAAGTACCTGCGCTGGCTGGCCGGAGTCATATTCACGCAAAACTATGATGGGTTTGTCCATAACTATGCCTTGTATCGAAATGGAGATACAGGACTCTTTGAAATAATCCCATGGGATTATGATGCGACATGGGGCAGGGATGTTAATGGGAAAGTGATGGAAGAGGATTATGTGGGAATCGAGGGATTCAACACATTGACTGCTAGAATCCTTGATGTTAGGGCATTTCGTGTTCGATACCAGAGTCTTCTAAAGAAGATTTTGAGTAATCGGTTTAACGTTGGGTATATGAAACCTATCATTCAGGAAATGCATGATCAATTAAGACCTTATGTTCCAAAAGACCCGTATATTAAGGGGGAAAAAGAAAAATTTGATAATGAGCCCGAATTTATCCTGAAATTCATTGAGGCCCGTGCAAAGTATATAAATAGCCGGCTGGTTAAATTGGATTAA
- a CDS encoding RNA methyltransferase → MTNHSRKPAYIYTFTCTPDERELSKMEMRSFFGFETSGNILKSDIEIEPSRSPFMKGRVDVMFEGENISEIVELVKDIQLPDSTFKVLFVKINDLTKEAKIDYEGQREIEREIGWHIQGNADVRNPDQVYGIVPLGGRWYFGKYVKPESVWLHHMKKPREYSTALSTRVARAIANIAVPHPDGVRAIDPCCGIGTVLVEALSMGINIVGRDINPLVTDGSRENIAYFGLEGDVTTGPISEVTSKYDVAIIDMPYNLYTHATPEDQLSILKHARSFADKVVVVTIDTMDHMIEEAGFEIADRCVARKGIFSRQVVVCV, encoded by the coding sequence TTGACTAATCATAGCCGTAAACCGGCATATATATATACCTTTACATGCACCCCTGACGAACGTGAATTATCTAAAATGGAGATGCGCTCGTTCTTTGGCTTTGAGACTTCAGGAAATATTTTAAAAAGTGATATAGAAATTGAACCGAGCAGAAGTCCTTTTATGAAAGGGCGGGTCGATGTCATGTTTGAAGGGGAAAACATATCCGAAATTGTTGAGCTAGTGAAGGATATTCAATTGCCGGATTCGACGTTCAAAGTATTATTCGTAAAAATTAATGATCTGACTAAAGAAGCAAAAATAGATTATGAGGGACAGCGTGAAATTGAACGTGAAATTGGCTGGCACATTCAGGGGAATGCCGATGTACGTAATCCTGATCAGGTCTATGGAATCGTGCCCTTGGGCGGCCGTTGGTATTTTGGGAAATATGTCAAACCTGAGTCTGTTTGGTTACATCATATGAAGAAGCCGCGTGAATATTCAACTGCACTTAGCACAAGAGTGGCGAGAGCCATTGCCAACATAGCCGTTCCACATCCTGATGGAGTGAGGGCCATTGATCCATGCTGCGGAATTGGAACGGTATTGGTAGAGGCACTATCAATGGGGATAAATATTGTTGGCCGAGATATCAACCCACTTGTTACTGACGGTTCTAGAGAGAATATTGCCTATTTCGGACTCGAAGGTGATGTAACTACAGGTCCGATTTCAGAAGTCACCAGTAAATATGATGTAGCGATTATCGATATGCCTTACAATTTGTATACGCATGCAACGCCGGAGGATCAGCTATCTATCCTTAAACATGCCAGGAGCTTTGCTGACAAGGTCGTCGTCGTAACGATTGACACGATGGATCATATGATTGAAGAAGCAGGATTTGAAATTGCTGATCGCTGTGTAGCCAGGAAGGGTATTTTTTCCAGACAGGTAGTCGTGTGTGTATAA
- a CDS encoding MBL fold metallo-hydrolase, which produces MFMKTNAKFEIYPIIAPSALSLKSINFYLVKQDESLTLVDAGMNDDVCWDALQQTLKENGFTVEDITEILLTHHHGDHVGLVNRITGLHPIPVYAHSKSVPRLKRDPDFLSMRIEFYKQLYLEMGCGELGDKQVAYLFNAVDNNKDQKLNCDIIEITEKQWLNFEVIEFPGHAPDQIAFLDQKGKRLLAGDLLIEHISSNALIEPDEKGNRMLTLLDHIDSLKRCLALQVNLIFPGHGNIIEHPGPLIEKRLNSIERKSQKILALIESGISTGNELAKEFYKQKYISEFPLVMSEIIGHLDYLEYQGKVKKKLIENVVHYQAK; this is translated from the coding sequence ATGTTCATGAAAACTAATGCAAAATTTGAAATTTATCCAATTATAGCTCCAAGCGCTCTATCTTTAAAAAGTATAAACTTTTATTTAGTTAAACAGGATGAATCTTTAACATTAGTCGATGCTGGTATGAATGATGACGTTTGCTGGGATGCACTGCAGCAAACTTTAAAGGAAAATGGATTTACCGTTGAGGATATCACGGAAATTTTGTTAACCCATCACCATGGGGACCATGTTGGTTTGGTCAACCGGATTACCGGACTCCATCCGATTCCCGTTTATGCCCATTCTAAATCCGTTCCCCGTTTAAAACGGGATCCTGACTTCTTAAGTATGAGAATTGAATTTTATAAGCAGCTATACCTTGAAATGGGCTGTGGTGAACTTGGAGATAAACAAGTAGCTTACCTATTCAACGCGGTTGATAATAATAAGGATCAAAAACTGAATTGTGACATCATCGAAATCACCGAAAAACAATGGCTGAATTTTGAAGTGATTGAATTTCCCGGGCATGCCCCGGATCAAATCGCTTTCCTTGACCAAAAAGGGAAACGGCTTCTTGCCGGTGATTTATTGATTGAACATATTTCAAGCAACGCCTTGATCGAACCTGATGAAAAAGGCAATAGAATGCTGACACTTTTGGATCATATCGACTCATTAAAGCGATGTTTAGCATTACAGGTGAATCTCATCTTTCCTGGTCATGGTAACATCATTGAACATCCTGGTCCATTGATTGAAAAAAGACTCAATAGCATCGAGAGAAAATCACAAAAAATCCTGGCCTTGATAGAATCTGGAATTTCTACAGGCAATGAACTGGCAAAGGAATTTTACAAACAAAAGTATATATCAGAATTCCCACTCGTCATGTCTGAAATCATCGGCCATTTGGATTACTTGGAATATCAGGGGAAGGTCAAGAAGAAACTCATCGAAAATGTAGTTCATTATCAAGCTAAATGA
- a CDS encoding D-glycerate dehydrogenase has protein sequence MKPKIYITRKLPEQIIDGLSGNYDVRMWDQEDIPVPRKVLEEEMKEVEGLLCLLTEQIDESLIEKAANLKIIANMAVGHNNIDVQSATKRGIMVTNTPGVLTETTADLTFGLLLATARRLMEAEDYLRSGRWETWSPMQLTGQDVHGATLGIIGLGRIGEALAKRAKGFDMNLVYYNRSRKYGQEKELGIEYQPLEKLLQISDFVCVMLPLTPETAYMIGKEQLDLMKGTAVLINTARGGIIDEKALYQALKNREIWAAGLDVFEEEPVPVDHPLLTLPNVVTLPHIGSASIATRLKMATLAVQNLKEGLSGDTPRNLILLNKSR, from the coding sequence TTGAAGCCTAAAATTTATATTACAAGGAAATTGCCGGAACAAATCATCGATGGACTTAGTGGGAATTATGATGTCAGGATGTGGGACCAAGAGGATATACCGGTCCCTAGGAAAGTCCTTGAAGAAGAAATGAAAGAAGTCGAGGGGCTGCTTTGCTTGTTGACGGAACAAATCGATGAGTCACTGATTGAAAAGGCGGCTAATCTGAAAATCATCGCGAATATGGCAGTAGGTCATAATAATATTGATGTTCAAAGTGCAACTAAACGGGGCATCATGGTAACGAACACACCGGGGGTCTTAACGGAAACGACAGCAGATTTAACCTTCGGATTGCTGCTTGCAACGGCTAGGAGGCTGATGGAGGCAGAAGACTATTTAAGGAGTGGGAGATGGGAAACGTGGTCGCCAATGCAGCTGACCGGACAAGATGTACATGGTGCAACGCTGGGTATCATCGGGTTAGGTAGGATTGGGGAAGCCCTTGCCAAAAGAGCAAAGGGATTTGATATGAACTTAGTTTATTATAATCGAAGCCGAAAATATGGTCAGGAAAAGGAATTGGGAATCGAATACCAACCCCTTGAAAAATTGCTCCAAATCTCGGATTTCGTTTGTGTCATGCTGCCGCTCACACCGGAGACCGCTTATATGATCGGTAAGGAGCAGCTGGATTTAATGAAAGGGACGGCTGTGCTCATAAATACCGCAAGAGGCGGGATTATCGATGAAAAAGCGTTATATCAGGCGCTGAAAAACCGAGAGATTTGGGCGGCTGGATTGGATGTATTTGAAGAAGAACCCGTTCCCGTGGATCACCCGCTGCTAACATTGCCCAATGTGGTTACATTACCGCATATCGGGAGTGCAAGTATTGCCACAAGATTGAAAATGGCAACTCTTGCTGTTCAAAACTTGAAGGAAGGATTATCTGGTGATACTCCCCGTAATTTAATTTTGTTGAATAAATCAAGATGA
- a CDS encoding Bcr/CflA family multidrug efflux MFS transporter, with the protein MKETISSGNEMTKSKRLLMALMLGSFAAIGPLSLDMYLPGLPTLAEDLKSSTSLAQLSLTACLLGLALGQIYLGPLSDAKGRRTPLIISLSIYCISSLLCAFAPSIELLLLLRFIQGIAGAGGIVISRAIVRDLFSGTELTKFFSMLMLVNGAAPILAPVFGGQLLQFTSWRGVFIVISVLGILMVAAAFFGIKETLSPNLRSAGGINDTIKTFGNLLKDRVFMGYAFSQGFISAAMFAYISGSPFVLQNIYGVSPQTFSLIFAINGIGIIIASQISGKLAGKVKEEKLLQIGLCLALFGGIFLLASVLLEIGLAGILVALFLSVSSVGIVGTTSFSLAMQNQKKTAGSASALIGLLPFILGSVMAPLVGLGSGESSLPMGIVMVSCHVIAMFAYLILARRGLRRVA; encoded by the coding sequence ATGAAGGAAACGATATCATCAGGCAACGAAATGACCAAATCCAAAAGGCTGTTGATGGCGCTTATGCTGGGGTCTTTTGCTGCGATTGGACCACTGTCACTTGATATGTATTTACCGGGTCTCCCGACACTGGCAGAGGATTTGAAAAGCAGTACGTCTTTAGCCCAGCTGAGTTTGACTGCCTGCTTGTTAGGATTAGCTTTAGGCCAAATTTATTTAGGGCCGCTAAGTGATGCAAAGGGAAGACGGACACCGTTAATCATATCATTATCCATTTATTGCATTTCATCTCTGTTATGTGCTTTTGCTCCATCCATAGAATTGCTTTTATTATTACGTTTTATCCAGGGGATTGCGGGAGCTGGAGGCATAGTCATTTCAAGGGCCATAGTTCGTGACCTTTTTTCAGGAACGGAACTGACCAAATTCTTCTCCATGTTAATGCTGGTAAATGGAGCGGCACCGATTTTGGCTCCAGTTTTTGGCGGTCAGCTTTTGCAGTTCACTTCTTGGCGGGGAGTTTTCATTGTCATTTCAGTATTAGGTATCCTTATGGTTGCGGCTGCATTTTTTGGGATAAAAGAAACTTTATCGCCTAATCTCAGGAGTGCCGGTGGAATAAACGATACAATCAAGACTTTTGGGAATTTATTGAAGGACCGAGTGTTCATGGGCTATGCTTTTTCACAAGGGTTCATTAGTGCCGCCATGTTCGCTTATATTTCCGGATCGCCTTTTGTTCTCCAGAATATTTATGGGGTTTCCCCACAGACATTCAGCCTGATTTTTGCAATAAACGGAATTGGGATCATCATTGCTTCCCAAATTTCCGGAAAGCTGGCAGGGAAGGTTAAAGAAGAAAAACTGCTTCAGATAGGACTATGTCTTGCTTTGTTTGGAGGAATATTCCTTCTTGCCTCAGTCCTTCTCGAAATCGGGTTGGCAGGAATCTTAGTCGCTTTGTTCCTCTCCGTTTCCAGCGTCGGTATTGTCGGTACAACGAGTTTTTCTTTAGCGATGCAAAATCAGAAAAAAACTGCAGGCAGTGCTTCGGCTTTAATTGGACTGCTTCCTTTTATATTAGGATCAGTAATGGCACCGCTCGTGGGCTTAGGCTCAGGTGAGTCCTCCTTGCCGATGGGAATTGTGATGGTAAGTTGTCATGTCATTGCCATGTTCGCTTATTTGATTCTTGCCCGTCGCGGGTTAAGGCGAGTTGCTTAA
- a CDS encoding SDR family NAD(P)-dependent oxidoreductase, with the protein MTDLMKNKVAIITGGGSGIGRGAALKLAENGANIIFFDRTVENAEKVKAEVENLGREALIIKTDVSKAEQVEHAYKVAYDHFGKIDFVFANAGINGVIAPIEDIKPEDWDQTHTINLKGTFLTIKYAIPYMKETGGSIVINSSINGNRYFKNFGFSAYSSSKAGQVAFGKMAALELAKYKIRVNTICPGSIDTNIHDNTFPEDENLKKIRIPIEYPEGSQPLAKKAGTTEQAGDLVLFLASDMSSHVTGTEVYIDGAESLL; encoded by the coding sequence ATGACAGATTTAATGAAAAACAAAGTTGCCATCATTACCGGTGGAGGATCGGGAATTGGCCGGGGTGCAGCACTGAAATTAGCTGAAAACGGTGCGAACATCATCTTTTTTGACCGTACAGTCGAAAATGCCGAAAAGGTGAAGGCGGAAGTGGAAAACCTGGGCCGAGAGGCTTTAATCATTAAAACGGATGTTTCCAAGGCTGAGCAAGTTGAACATGCCTACAAGGTCGCCTATGACCATTTTGGGAAAATTGATTTTGTATTCGCAAACGCAGGCATCAACGGAGTGATCGCCCCTATAGAAGATATTAAGCCAGAAGATTGGGATCAGACTCATACCATCAACCTCAAAGGCACCTTTCTCACCATTAAATACGCCATTCCCTATATGAAGGAAACGGGTGGCAGCATCGTTATTAACAGCTCCATAAATGGAAACCGATATTTCAAGAATTTTGGTTTTTCTGCCTATAGTTCATCCAAAGCTGGCCAAGTCGCTTTTGGTAAAATGGCTGCACTCGAATTGGCAAAATATAAAATCAGGGTAAATACCATTTGTCCCGGCTCCATCGATACGAATATTCATGATAACACCTTCCCAGAAGATGAAAACCTAAAAAAAATCAGGATTCCCATTGAATATCCAGAAGGCTCTCAGCCCCTAGCGAAGAAAGCGGGGACTACCGAACAAGCTGGTGATCTCGTATTGTTCCTAGCATCAGACATGTCCTCCCATGTTACGGGCACGGAAGTTTATATCGATGGAGCAGAATCACTATTATGA